A DNA window from Vigna angularis cultivar LongXiaoDou No.4 chromosome 1, ASM1680809v1, whole genome shotgun sequence contains the following coding sequences:
- the LOC108332941 gene encoding protein FAR1-RELATED SEQUENCE 6 isoform X1, whose translation MYACFMQTLMEEVCLNSEPFFDESDDVDVEGSSVVEHGLESLNSKPKNPLVPTVGLEFDSFEEVYNFYNIHAKEQGFGIRVSNSWFRSKKKERYRAKLSCSSAGFKKKSEANNPRPETRTGCPAMIVIRMVESRRWRIVEVELQHNHQVSPQSKQFYKSHKKMVLEASKSQPPPEPVTEVHTIKLYRTTVMDVDYNGYSNSEESHDTNFDKFKYLELREGDASAIYNYFCRMKLTDPNFFYLFDIDNDGHLKNVFWADSRSRIAYNYFNDTVTIDTTCLANKYEIPLISFVGVNHHGHSVLLGCGFLGHESVDYFGWIFKAWLKCMLGRPPHVVITDQCKPLQIAVAQVFPHARHCYSLQYIIERVPEKLGGLQGYEAIRRKMYNAIYESLKIVEFESSWADMIKCHGLGDNKWLQTLYKDRHLWVPVYLKDVSLIGLISTKENEGLTAFFDRYVHKHTSFKEFLDKYDLALHRKHMKEAMADLETRKASFEFKTRCNYEAQLSKVYTEEIFKKFQVEVEGMYSCFNTRQVNVNGSIITYIVKERVEVEGSEKGVKSFEVLYETTKLDIRCICSLLNYKGYLCRHALNVLNYNGVEEIPSRYILRRWTRDFKHSCNQFHAPSNTDIYNPVHLYTHLFNSALPVLEVGAQSQEHYMVALKELEELLDKFDTEDSNSM comes from the exons atgtatgcatgttttATGCAGACACTG atggAAGAAGTTTGTCTGAATAGTGAGCCATTTTTTGATGAAAGCGATGATGTTGATGTGGAAGGCTCTTCTGTAGTAGAACACGGGCTTGAATCTTTAAATTCAAAACCGAAAAACCCTCTAGTTCCAACAGTGGGTCTAGAGTTTGATTCCTTTGAGGAAGTTTACAACTTCTACAATATCCATGCAAAGGAACAAGGCTTTGGAATCAGAGTTAGCAATTCATGGTTTAGATCAAAGAAAAAAGAGCGCTATAGGGCAAAACTTAGCTGCAGTAGTGCtggttttaagaaaaaaagtgaagCCAATAATCCAAGACCAGAAACAAGAACTGGCTGTCCTGCAATGATAGTGATTAGAATGGTTGAGTCCAGGAGATGGAGAATAGTGGAAGTTGAGCTTCAACACAACCATCAAGTGAGTCCACAGAGCAAACAATTTTACAAGTCACACAAGAAGATGGTCCTTGAAGCTAGCAAATCACAACCACCTCCGGAGCCAGTAACAGAAGTACACACCATCAAGTTGTATCGAACAACTGTCATGGATGTTGATTACAATGGTTACTCAAATTCTGAAGAAAGCCATGACaccaattttgataaatttaaatatttggaaCTTAGAGAAGGGGATGCCAGtgctatatataattatttttgtcgAATGAAGTTGACTGatccaaattttttttacttgtttgaTATTGATAATGATGGGCACCTAAAAAATGTTTTCTGGGCTGATTCCAGGTCAAGGATTGCTTATAATTACTTTAATGATACAGTTACAATAGACACAACTTGTTTGGCAAACAAATATGAGATCCCTTTGATATCGTTTGTTGGTGTAAACCATCATGGACATTCTGTATTATTGGGCTGTGGCTTCCTTGGACACGAATCAGTGGATTATTTCGGATGGATATTCAAGGCATGGCTTAAGTGTATGCTTGGTCGTCCTCCACATGTTGTTATTACTGACCAGTGCAAGCCATTGCAAATTGCAGTTGCTCAGGTTTTCCCTCATGCTCGTCATTGTTATTCTTTGCAGTATATCATAGAAAGAGTTCCAGAAAAGTTGGGAGGGTTGCAAGGATACGAAGCAATCAGAAGAAAGATGTATAATGCTATATACGAGTCATTAAAGATAGTTGAGTTTGAATCTTCTTGGGCTGATATGATTAAATGTCATGGACTGGGAGATAACAAGTGGCTTCAGACATTGTATAAGGATCGGCATCTATGGGTCCCTGTGTACCTAAAAGACGTTTCTTTGATAGGACTGATCTCAACTAAAGAAAATGAGGGCCTGACTGCATTTTTTGATCGTTATGTGCATAAACACACATCCTTTAAGGAATTCCTTGACAAGTATGACTTAGCTCTGCACAGGAAGCACATGAAAGAAGCCATGGCAGATTTGGAGACTAGAAAAGCAAGCTTTGAATTCAAAACGAGATGTAATTATGAGGCCCAACTCTCAAAGGTGTACACAGAAGAAATCTTTAAAAAGTTTCAAGTAGAGGTTGAGGGCATGTATTCTTGCTTCAACACAAGACAGGTTAATGTCAACGGATCTATAATAACATACATtgtgaaagaaagagttgaagtTGAGGGGAGTGAGAAGGGAGTTAAAAGTTTTGAAGTTTTATATGAGACTACAAAATTGGATATTCGTTGCATTTGCAGTTTGCTCAATTACAAAGGATATCTGTGCAGGCATGCATTGAATGTTCTCAATTATAATGGCGTTGAGGAAATCCCATCTCGGTACATCCTACGCCGTTGGACAAGGGATTTCAAGCATTCGTGTAATCAATTCCATGCTCCTAGTAATACTGATATCTACAACCCTGTGCACTTGTATACCCATCTGTTTAACAGTGCTCTTCCAGTGTTAGAAGTAGGGGCACAGTCACAGGAGCATTATATGGTTGCTCTAAAGGAATTGGAGGAGTTGCTAGATAAGTTTGATACAGAGGATAGTAACTCAATGTAA
- the LOC128194960 gene encoding uncharacterized protein LOC128194960 yields MMGAAKATYYKEWEKKMGELKNLNVDAFNWLMGIPTKSWCKHAFSAYPRCDVLINNLSESFNSTILMARDKPIISMMEWIRSYIMSRFASLREKVDSYPGDVMPKPRKRLDMEVEKSGNWLPVWAGGSQFEVTHGFTMDKFVVDLSNHTCTCYLWDLVGIPCRHAVAAIHYKSENPENYVHPYYKKDAYRTCYAPIISPINGQQLWPTSDSPKLLPPIYKTPPGRPKKLRRREADEYVSHGKLSKTNTAMRCSTCNAYGHNVRTCKKSQKSKDKRGASTSTPGSASRRAASASASASEGGRAASASASEAGRGASASQAGRAASIAGKGASASAPQVGRRSARDAGVGAASTSQAGGSATMRQGARRASSRLAAQIVGSQGSCNSRM; encoded by the exons ATGATGGGGGCTGCGAAGGCAACATACTATAAGGAATGGGAGAAAAAAATGGGTGAGTTAAAAAATCTGAATGTTGATGCCTTTAATTGGTTAATGGGTATACCAACTAAAAGTTGGTGTAAGCATGCTTTTAGTGCTTATCCTAGGTGTGATGTGTTGATCAATAACTTGTCAGAATCATTTAATAGTACTATTTTAATGGCAAGGGACAAACCAATAATTTCAATGATGGAATGGATTAGATCATACATAATGAGTAGGTTTGCAAGTCTTAGAGAAAAAGTTGACTCATATCCTGGTGATGTTATGCCTAAACCGAGGAAAAGATTGGATATGGAGGTTGAAAAGAGTGGGAATTGGCTTCCGGTATGGGCAGGGGGTTCACAGTTTGAAGTAACTCATGGCTTTACCATGGACAAATTTGTTGTTGATTTAAGTAATCACACATGTACTTGTTACTTGTGGGATTTGGTAGGAATACCATGTAGACATGCGGTTGCTGCCATTCATTACAAATCAGAAAACCCAGAAAATTATGTTCATCCTTACTATAAGAAAGATGCCTATAGAACTTGTTATGCACCAATTATAAGTCCTATCAATGGACAACAACTTTGGCCTACATCTGACTCTCCAAAACTACTACCTCCCATTTACAAAACACCTCCTGGGAGgccaaaaaaattaagaagacGAGAAGCTGATGAATATGTCAGCCATGGAAAATTGTCAAAGACCAATACTGCTATGAGATGTAGCACTTGCAATGCATATGGACACAATGTAAGGACATGTAAAAAGAGCCAGAAAAGCAAG GACAAAAGGGGGGCTTCTACATCAACACCTGGATCTGCATCAAGAAGGGCTGCATCTGCATCTGCATCTGCATCAGAAGGTGGAAGGGCTGCATCTGCATCTGCATCAGAAGCTGGAAGGGGGGCATCTGCATCACAAGCTGGAAGGGCTGCATCAATTGCTGGAAAGGGGGCATCTGCATCTGCACCACAAGTTGGAAGGAGATCAGCCAGAGATGCAGGGGTTGGGGCTGCTTCTACATCACAAGCTGGAGGATCTGCAACTATGCGTCAAGGGGCAAGAAGAGCATCCTCAAGATTGGCTGCACAAATTGTAGGGTCTCAAGGAAGTTGTAATTCAAGGATGTAA
- the LOC108332941 gene encoding protein FAR1-RELATED SEQUENCE 6 isoform X2 gives MEEVCLNSEPFFDESDDVDVEGSSVVEHGLESLNSKPKNPLVPTVGLEFDSFEEVYNFYNIHAKEQGFGIRVSNSWFRSKKKERYRAKLSCSSAGFKKKSEANNPRPETRTGCPAMIVIRMVESRRWRIVEVELQHNHQVSPQSKQFYKSHKKMVLEASKSQPPPEPVTEVHTIKLYRTTVMDVDYNGYSNSEESHDTNFDKFKYLELREGDASAIYNYFCRMKLTDPNFFYLFDIDNDGHLKNVFWADSRSRIAYNYFNDTVTIDTTCLANKYEIPLISFVGVNHHGHSVLLGCGFLGHESVDYFGWIFKAWLKCMLGRPPHVVITDQCKPLQIAVAQVFPHARHCYSLQYIIERVPEKLGGLQGYEAIRRKMYNAIYESLKIVEFESSWADMIKCHGLGDNKWLQTLYKDRHLWVPVYLKDVSLIGLISTKENEGLTAFFDRYVHKHTSFKEFLDKYDLALHRKHMKEAMADLETRKASFEFKTRCNYEAQLSKVYTEEIFKKFQVEVEGMYSCFNTRQVNVNGSIITYIVKERVEVEGSEKGVKSFEVLYETTKLDIRCICSLLNYKGYLCRHALNVLNYNGVEEIPSRYILRRWTRDFKHSCNQFHAPSNTDIYNPVHLYTHLFNSALPVLEVGAQSQEHYMVALKELEELLDKFDTEDSNSM, from the coding sequence atggAAGAAGTTTGTCTGAATAGTGAGCCATTTTTTGATGAAAGCGATGATGTTGATGTGGAAGGCTCTTCTGTAGTAGAACACGGGCTTGAATCTTTAAATTCAAAACCGAAAAACCCTCTAGTTCCAACAGTGGGTCTAGAGTTTGATTCCTTTGAGGAAGTTTACAACTTCTACAATATCCATGCAAAGGAACAAGGCTTTGGAATCAGAGTTAGCAATTCATGGTTTAGATCAAAGAAAAAAGAGCGCTATAGGGCAAAACTTAGCTGCAGTAGTGCtggttttaagaaaaaaagtgaagCCAATAATCCAAGACCAGAAACAAGAACTGGCTGTCCTGCAATGATAGTGATTAGAATGGTTGAGTCCAGGAGATGGAGAATAGTGGAAGTTGAGCTTCAACACAACCATCAAGTGAGTCCACAGAGCAAACAATTTTACAAGTCACACAAGAAGATGGTCCTTGAAGCTAGCAAATCACAACCACCTCCGGAGCCAGTAACAGAAGTACACACCATCAAGTTGTATCGAACAACTGTCATGGATGTTGATTACAATGGTTACTCAAATTCTGAAGAAAGCCATGACaccaattttgataaatttaaatatttggaaCTTAGAGAAGGGGATGCCAGtgctatatataattatttttgtcgAATGAAGTTGACTGatccaaattttttttacttgtttgaTATTGATAATGATGGGCACCTAAAAAATGTTTTCTGGGCTGATTCCAGGTCAAGGATTGCTTATAATTACTTTAATGATACAGTTACAATAGACACAACTTGTTTGGCAAACAAATATGAGATCCCTTTGATATCGTTTGTTGGTGTAAACCATCATGGACATTCTGTATTATTGGGCTGTGGCTTCCTTGGACACGAATCAGTGGATTATTTCGGATGGATATTCAAGGCATGGCTTAAGTGTATGCTTGGTCGTCCTCCACATGTTGTTATTACTGACCAGTGCAAGCCATTGCAAATTGCAGTTGCTCAGGTTTTCCCTCATGCTCGTCATTGTTATTCTTTGCAGTATATCATAGAAAGAGTTCCAGAAAAGTTGGGAGGGTTGCAAGGATACGAAGCAATCAGAAGAAAGATGTATAATGCTATATACGAGTCATTAAAGATAGTTGAGTTTGAATCTTCTTGGGCTGATATGATTAAATGTCATGGACTGGGAGATAACAAGTGGCTTCAGACATTGTATAAGGATCGGCATCTATGGGTCCCTGTGTACCTAAAAGACGTTTCTTTGATAGGACTGATCTCAACTAAAGAAAATGAGGGCCTGACTGCATTTTTTGATCGTTATGTGCATAAACACACATCCTTTAAGGAATTCCTTGACAAGTATGACTTAGCTCTGCACAGGAAGCACATGAAAGAAGCCATGGCAGATTTGGAGACTAGAAAAGCAAGCTTTGAATTCAAAACGAGATGTAATTATGAGGCCCAACTCTCAAAGGTGTACACAGAAGAAATCTTTAAAAAGTTTCAAGTAGAGGTTGAGGGCATGTATTCTTGCTTCAACACAAGACAGGTTAATGTCAACGGATCTATAATAACATACATtgtgaaagaaagagttgaagtTGAGGGGAGTGAGAAGGGAGTTAAAAGTTTTGAAGTTTTATATGAGACTACAAAATTGGATATTCGTTGCATTTGCAGTTTGCTCAATTACAAAGGATATCTGTGCAGGCATGCATTGAATGTTCTCAATTATAATGGCGTTGAGGAAATCCCATCTCGGTACATCCTACGCCGTTGGACAAGGGATTTCAAGCATTCGTGTAATCAATTCCATGCTCCTAGTAATACTGATATCTACAACCCTGTGCACTTGTATACCCATCTGTTTAACAGTGCTCTTCCAGTGTTAGAAGTAGGGGCACAGTCACAGGAGCATTATATGGTTGCTCTAAAGGAATTGGAGGAGTTGCTAGATAAGTTTGATACAGAGGATAGTAACTCAATGTAA